The nucleotide window TCGCCGGGCTCGGCGGCTGCGCGCTGTCGCAGATCGGCAATGTCGGTCCGGACCTGGGCCAGGCCTACATCATCGACTCGTTCATGGTGGTGGTGCTGGGCGGGGTGGGGCAGCTGGCCGGCACCATCGTCGGCGCGTTCGGGCTGGGCGTCCTCAACAAGTTCATCGAGCCCTTCTATGGCGCGGTGCTGGCCAAGATCCTGGTCCTGGTGCTGATCGTGCTGTTTATCCAGAAGCGGCCACAGGGACTGTTCGCGCTCAAGGGGCGCAGCGCGGAGGCATGATGCAGCGATTCCAATCGATTTCTTCCACGCCGTTCCGGCTGGCGGTGCCCGAGCGCCAGTCGCTGTTCTCTGCGCGCGGCTGGATGGTGCTGGTGGCGCTGACGGTGATCGTCGGCATCGGCGTGCCGGTGTGCGCGCTGGTATTGCCCGAGGGCCATCCGCTGCACCTGTCGGCGTATGCGCTGACGCTGGTCGGCAAGATCATGTGCTTTGCGCTGGCGGCGATCGCGCTCGACCTGGTGTGGGGCTACTGCGGCATCCTCAGCCTCGGCCATGGACTGTTCTTCGCGCTGGGCGGCTATGCCATGGGCATGTACCTGATGCGTTCGATCGGTCGCGAGGGCGTGTACCAGAGCGAGCTGCCGGACTTCATGGTGTTCCTCGACTGGAAGGAACTGCCGTGGTTCTGGCACGGCACTGACCACCTTGGCTATGCGCTGTTGCTGGTGGTGCTGGTGCCGGGCGTGCTGGCGTGGCTGTTCGGCTTCTTTGCCTTCCGCTCGCGCATCAAGGGCGTGTACCTGTCGATCATCACGCAGGCGATGACGTATGCGGCGATGCTGCTGTTCTTCCGCAACGAGACCGGCTTCGGCGGCAACAACGGCTTCACCGACTTCAAGCGCATCGCCGGCTTTGCCATCGCCGCGCCGCAGACGCGCACGGCGCTGTTCGTGCTGACCTTCCTGGCGCTGCTGGCCGGCTTCATCGCCTGCCGCTACATCGTCACCTCCAAGCTCGGCCGCGTGGTCACGGCGGTGCGCGACGCCGAGATGCGCGTGATGTTCTCCGGCTACAACCCGCTCGGCTACAAGCTGTTCGTGTGGACCTTCTCGGCGGTGCTGTGCGGCATCGCCGGCGCGCTCTACGTGCCGCAGGTGGGCATCATCAACCCGGGCGAGATGTCGCCCGCCAATTCGATCGAGATGGCGGTGTGGGTCGCCGTGGGCGGGCGCGGCACGCTGGTCGGGCCGGTGATCGGCGCGTTCCTGGTCAATGGCGCCAAGACCCTGTTCACCGCGCACTTCGCCGAATACTGGCTGTTCCTGCTGGGCGCGATGTTCGTGCTGGTGACGCTGTACCTGCCCGACGGCGTGACCGGCCTGTGGCAGCGCTGGCGCGAGCGCCGCGCGCAAGCCCCCGCATCTGTGACGACCGAAGCGGTGTCCGCGCCGGCGGTCACCGCCCGCACCGGAGGTGAAGCATGAATGCCGCGCTGGAACACGGCCAGGCCGAAAGCGGCGATGCCACCGGCCTGGGCCGCGTGCTCGAGCCGGGCACCATCGATGTGTCGCACGGGCCGATCCTCTACCTGGAAGACGTCACCGTGCAGTTCGACGGCTTCCGCGCGCTCAACCAGCTGAACCTGTCGATCGACCACGGCGAGCTGCGCTGCGTGATCGGCCCCAACGGCGCCGGCAAGACCACCATGATGGATGTCATCACCGGCAAGACCGGGCCGCGCAACGCCAGTGTCAGCGGGCGCGTGTTCCTGGGCCAGACCATCGACCTGATGCGGATGACCGAGCCGCGCATCGCGCAGGTGGGCATCGGCCGCAAGTTCCAGAAGCCGACCGTGTTCGAGCAGCACGCGGTGTGGGAGAACCTGGAGCTGGCGATGAAGGCCGACAAGCGCTGGTGGTCGTCGCTGCGCGCGCGGCTGACCGCCGATGGCCATCGCCGCATCGAGGAAACGCTGGCGCTCACGGGCCTGGAGGCGGAAGCCTACCGGCCCGCCGGCCTGCTGTCGCACGGGCAGAAGCAGCGGCTGGAGATCGGCATGCTGCTGATGCAGCAGCCGCAGCTGTTGCTGCTCGACGAACCGGTGGCCGGCATGACCGATGAAGAGACCATGCAGCTCGCCAGCCTGCTCAACGGGCTGCGCGGCAGCTGCTCGATGATGGTGGTCGAGCACGACATGGAGTTCGTCGCCGCGCTGGCGGGAGAGACCGGCAAGGTCACGGTGCTGGCCGAGGGCAGCGTGCTGGCCGAAGGCACGCTCGACAGCGTCAAGCGCGACGAACGCGTGATCGAATCCTACCTGGGAAGATAAGCATGCTGCAGGTCAACGCACTGAACCAGTTCTACGGCGGCAGCCATATCCTGCGCAACGTCAGTTTCGAGGTGCCGGCGGGCAGGCTGACCACGCTGCTCGGGCGCAACGGCGTCGGCAAGAGCACGCTGCTGAAATGCCTGATGGGCGTGGTGCCGACGCGCAGCGGCAGCATCCACTGGGACGGCAAGCCGCTGGAGAAGAAGCCGCCGTACGAGCGCGTCTCGGCCGGGCTGGCCTATGTGCCGCAGGGGCGCGAGATCTTCCCGCGGCTGACGGTCGAAGAGAACCTGCTGATCGGCGCCGCCAGCCGCGCGCGGCCAGCCGGCGTGCCGGAGCGCATCTACCAGCTGTTCCCGGTGCTGCGCACCATGCGCCTGCGCCGCGGCGGCGACCTGTCCGGCGGGCAGCAGCAGCAACTGGCGATCGGGCGCGCGCTGATGAGCGAGCCGCAACTGCTGATCCTCGACGAGCCGACCGAGGGCATCCAGCCCTCGATCATCCAGGACATCGGCCGCGCGCTGCGGCTGCTGGTCGACGAGTTCGGCATGACGGTGCTGCTGGTCGAGCAGTACTACGAATTCGCGCGGCACATTGCCGACCACTATGTGGTGATGAGCCGCGGCGAAGTGGTCGCGCGCGGCGCCGGCGCCAGCATGGAGCAGGACGGCGTGCGCGAGCTGATTGCCGTGTAGGGCGCTCGCAAGCCCCATTCGCGCCCCCCGATGCGACACCCCGATTTCCCTTCGTCCCTCGCCATGCCGGCGGCCTGGCAGGCCACGCTGCAGCTGCGCTTTGCGCGGCGCGGCGAGCGCACCGCGCTGACCGGGCGGCGCCACCAGGGTCCGCTGCTGGTGCAGAAGCCGCTGTACCCCGAAGGGGGCATCTGCCACGCGGTGATCCTGCATCCGCCGGCCGGCGTGGCCGGCGGCGACAGCCTGGACATCGACGTGACGGTGGAGGACGGCGCGCATGCGGTGCTGGCCACGCCGGGCGCCACCAAGTGGTACAAGTCGCTCGGCCGCGATGCGGCCCAGCGGGTGCGGCTGGCGGTGGGCGCGGGCGCGCGGCTGGACTGGCTGCCGCAGGAGAACATCGTCTTCGACGACGCGCGCGCGCGGATCTCGACCGTGCTCGACGTGGCGCCGGGCGGCAGCGCGATCGGCTGGGATGCCGTGGTGCTCGGCCGGCTGGCCTCGGGCGAGCAGTGGACGCGCGGCGCGCTGTGGCTGGATACGCGCATCGGCACCGGCGAGCGCGCGTTGTGGATCGAGCAAGCGCATCTCGAGGCGGCGTCGCCGCTGCGCACCGCGGTGGGCGGGCTCGACGGGCTCAACGTGCTGGGCACGCTGTGGGCGGTAGGCGAGGGCGCCACGCAGGAACTGGCCGAAGCGCTTGCCGAACGGCTGCCTTATACGCCGGCATTGCGCGCCGGCGTGACCTGCCTGTCCGCCAATGGCCAGCGGATGCTGTTGCTGCGCGTGCTGGGGCAGCAGATGGAAGCGGTGCGCCACGTCATGACCGACAGCTGGCAGGCGCTGCGCCTGCCGGTCCAAGGCGTCGCGGCGCGGCCGCTGCGGCTGTGGGCGACGTAGGCCGCCAGTGCGCAATCGAACACGAAACAGGAACGACAGATGGAACTGACGCCGCGAGAGAAAGACAAGCTGCTGATCTTCACCGCCGCGCTGCTGGCCGAGCGGCGCAAGGCCCGCGGGCTGAAGCTGAACTACCCGGAAGCGGTGGCGCTGATCACCGCCGCCATCATGGAGGGCGCGCGCGACGGCCGCACCGTGGCCGAGCTGATGCACGAGGGCACCACCGTGCTGAGCCGCGACGACGTGATGGACGGCATCGCCGAAATGATCCCCGAGATCCAGGTCGAGGCGACCTTCCCCGACGGCACCAAGCTGGTGACCGTGCACCATCCCATTGTCTGAAGACACCAATCCGAACCGATAACCCATTCGATCCGATGACCGCGATGACCCGTACCGCTTGCCTGCGCCTTGCCCTGGGCGCTTCCCTCACCGTTGCCGCCGGCGCCGCGCTGGCGCATCCCGGCCACGATGCCGCCACCGTCGGCGCCAGCCTGTGGGCCGGCCTGGCGCACCCGTTCACCGGCGCCGACCACCTGCTGGCGATGGCCGCGGTGGGCGTATGGAGCGCACTGGTGGCGCGCTCCGCCGCCGATACGCTGCGCCTGCCGCTGGCCTTCGTGGGCCTGATGCTGGTGGGCGCCGCGCTCGGTCTCGCCGGCATGGCGCTGCCCGCGGTCGAGCCGATGATCGCGGCTTCGCTGCTGGTGATCGGGCTGCTGCTGGCGCTGCGCGCGAAGCTGCCGGCATGGGCCGGCACGCTGCTGGTGGGGGGCTTTGCCGTGTTCCACGGCTTTGCGCACGGCGCGGAACTGCCCGCCAGCGCGGGCGCGCTGCCGGCGGTGCTGGCCTATGTGGGCGGCTTTGCCGCGGCCACCATGGCGCTGCATTTGCTGGGCATCGGCGCCGGCACGCTGCTGCGCCGCCGCGCCGGCTGGCTGGCGCGCGCGGCCGGCGCCGGCGTGGCGCTGTACGGCGCCGGCCTGCTGGTGGCCTGAGGAGGACCGCCATGATTCCCGGTGAACTGATGCCCGCCGACGGCGAGATCGAACTGAACGTCGGCCGCGCCACCGTCAGCGTGACGGTGGCCAATACCGGCGACCGGCCGATCCAGGTCGGCTCGCACTTCCACTTCTACGAGACCAACGCCGCGCTCGCGTTCGAGCGCGAGGCCGCGCGCGGCTTCCGCCTGAATATCGCCGCCGGCACCGCGGTGCGGTTCGAGCCCGGGCAGACGCGTACCGTGGAACTGGTGGCGCTGGCCGGCGACCGCATCGTCTACGGCTTCAACGGCAAGATCATGGGAGCGCTGTGATGGCATCGATCTCCAGGCAGGCCTATGCCGAGATGTTCGGCCCCACCACCGGCGACCGTCTTCGGCTGGCCGACACCGGCCTGATCATCGAAGTCGAGAAGGACTTCACCGTCTACGGCGAGGAAGTGAAGTTCGGTGGCGGCAAGGTGATCCGCGACGGCATGGGGCAGAGCCAGCGCATGGCGAAGGACTGCGTCGACACGGTGATCACCAATGCGCTGATCGTCGACCACTGGGGCATCGTCAAGGCCGATATCGGGCTGAAGCACGGGCGCATCGCGGCGATCGGCAAGGCCGGCAACCCCGACATCCAGCCGGGCGTCACTATCGTGGTCGGGCCGGGTACCGAGGTGATCGCGGCCGAGGGCATGATCGTCACCGCCGGCGGCATCGACAGCCATATCCATTTCATCTGCCCGCAGCAGATCGACGAGGCGCTGATGAGCGGCGTCACCACCATGATCGGCGGCGGCACCGGGCCCGCCACCGGCACCTTCGCCACCACGGTGACGCCGGGGCCGTGGTACATGGAGCGCATGCTGCAGGCGGCCGACGCCTATCCGATGAATATCGGGCTGCTCGGCAAGGGCAACGCCAGCCAGCCGGGGCCGATCCTGGAGCAGGTGGAAGCCGGCGCCATCGGCCTGAAGCTGCATGAAGACTGGGGCACCACGCCGGCGGCGATCGACACCTGCCTGTCGGTGGCGGACGCGACCGATACGCAGGTGGCGATCCACACCGATACGCTCAACGAAGCCGGCTTCGTCGAGGCCACCATCGCCGCGTTCAAGGGCCGCACCATCCATACGTACCACACCGAAGGCGCGGGCGGCGGCCATGCGCCGGACATCATCAAGGTGTGCGGCGAGTCGAACGTGCTGCCGTCGTCGACCAACCCGACGCGCCCGTACACCGTCAACACGCTGGACGAGCATCTCGACATGCTGATGGTGTGCCACCACCTGGACCCGTCGATCGCCGAGGACATCGCCTTCGCAGAAAGCCGCATCCGCCGCGAGACCATCGCCGCCGAGGACATCCTGCACGACCTCGGCGCGTTCTCGATGATCTCGAGCGATTCGCAGGCGATGGGTCGCGTCGGCGAGGTCATCATCCGCACCTGGCAGACCGCGCACAAAATGGCGGCGCAGCGCGGCAAGCTGCCGGGCGATCCGCACGACGCGCGCGGCGGGCACGACAACTTCCGCGTCCGCCGTTATGTCGCCAAGTACACCATCAACCCGGCGCTGACCCATGGCATCGCGCATGAAGTGGGCTCGGTCGAAGCCGGCAAGTGGGCCGACCTGGTGCTGTGGCGTCCCGCCTTCTTCGGCGTCAAGCCCAGCCTGATCCTGAAGGGCGGCATGATCGCCGCGGCGGCGATGGGGGACCCCAATGCCTCGATCCCGACGCCGCAGCCGGTGCACTACCGGCCCATGTTTGCTTCGGCCGGCGGCGCCTTGCATCGCTCCTCGCTGACCTTCGTCTCGCAGGCCGCGCTGGCGGCCGGCATCGGCGAACGCTACGGCCTGGCCAAGACGCTATCCGCCGTGCGCGGCACCCGCACCGTCAGCAAGCGCGACATGATCCACAACGACTGGCAGCCGCACGTCACGGTCGACCCGGAGACCTACCAGGTCGTCGCCGACGGCCAGCTGCTGACCTGCGAGCCCGCCACCGAGCTGCCGATGGCGCAGCGTTACTTCCTGTTCTGACCGGCCGCGGCGCGTGCCGCGGAAATGCCCATGCTGAAGATCGATAAACTCCTCGCCGCTCCGCACGGCATCGCCAGCGTGCTGGTGCGTCGCGCACCCAAGCTGGTACTGCCGTTCGGCGACCGCAGCAAGAGCCGCCTGCGCGCGGTACTCGACAACGGCGCCGACGCCGCGCTGTTCCTGCCGCGCGGCACCGTGCTGCGCGGCGGCGACCTGCTGGTGGCGCAGGACGGCAGCCTGGTCGAGGTGCGGGCCGCTGCGGAATCCGTGCTGGAGGTGCGCGCACAGGACCCGCACGCGCTGATGCGCGCGGCCTACCACCTCGGCAACCGCCACACGCCGGTCGAGATCGGGCGCGACTATCTGCGGCTGGAATATGACGCGGTGCTGGCCGACATGCTGCGGCGGTTGGGCGTGCGCGCGGAACGTGCCGAACTGCCGTTCGAGCCGGAGGCGGGGGCTTATGGGGGTGGGCACAAGCATGGACATGATGCGACGTTCGCCGAGGATTATGCGGCGGCGCAGGCGGTGTTTCGGGAGCATCATGGGCATGGGCATTCGCACGGGCATGAAGACGAGCATGTCCATGGGGAGCATTGCGGGCATCGGCACTGACGTGTTTAATCAGTGCAGGGAGGAGCGCGCGACCATGGCTGACGATATCGAGTTCAACTCGCCCATGCTGACGTCTTTCGCTCGCGGGGCTGCGGGTTCGCTCCCCTCTCCCGCCTGCGGGAGAGGGGCCGGGGGTGAGGGCAGGCGCTTGCATACCGCGGCGCATGACTTCGTTGACACGCCCGGCCCTCACCCCGGCCCTCTCCCGCAAGCGGGAGAGGGAGTACACAGGCGGCAAGCATCAGGCGCTGCGGTGCAGTCCAGCGCTGCGGGTTTGCTCCCCTCTCCCGCCTGCGGGAGAGGGGCAGGGGGTGAGGGCAGGCGCTTGCATACCATGGCGCATGACTTCGTTGACACGCCCGGCCCTCACCCCGGCCCTCTCCCGCAAGCGGGAGAGGGAGTACACAGGCGGCAAGCACCGGGCGCTGCGGTGCAGTCCAGCGCTGCGGGTTTGCTCCCCTCTCCCGCCTGCGGGAGAGGGGCAGGGGGTGAGGGCAGGCGCTTGCATACCGCGGCGCATGACTTCGTTGACACGCCCGGCCCTCACCCCGGCCTTCTCCCGCAAGCGGGAGAAGGAGTACACAGGCGGCAAGCATCGGGCGCTGCGGTGCAGTCCAGCGCTGCGGGTTTGCTCCCCTCTCCCGCTTGCGGGAGAGGGGCAGGGGGTGAGGGCGAGCGTATGCCGAAGCCAGCGTTCGCTCGCTTGCTGCGTGCAAACCAGACCAACGCGGAGCAGCGTCTTTGGTACCGGCTGCGCGACCGTCGCTTCATGGGGTTGAAGTTCAAGCGGCAGCACCCGGTGGGCCCGTTCATTGCCGACTTCGTCTGTATCGAAGCCATGCTGGTGATCGAAGCAGACGGAGGCCAGCATGGCGATGCCCGGGACGGAGCTCGCGATGCCTGGTTCCGGCAGCAAGGCTTCCACGTCTTGCGCTTCTGGAACTCCGAGGTGCTGGCTGAGACCGAAGCGGTGTTGGAAGAAGTTCGCCAATTCGTGCTGGAACGCACCGATCCGCCGAGGTGGCCATGACCCGCCTCCACCAACTCATCTCCCTTCTGCATCTCGCATCCCCCGCCTTGCCGATCGGCGGCTTCAGCTATTCGCAAGGGCTCGAGGCCGCGATCGATTGCGGCAGCGTGAGCGATGCGTCGACCGCCGAGCGCTGGATCTCCGACAACCTGAAGCATGTCCAGGCGCAATGCGAGGCACCGCTGTGGCTGCTGCTGCATCGCCACTGGCAGGCCGGCGACGCCGCACAGGTACGCAGCTGGAACGACTGGTTCCACGCCACCCGCGAGACCTCCGAGTTGCGGCTGGAGACCGAGCAGATGGGTTGGTCGCTGGCCCGGCTGATCGCGCAGATGGAGTGGGGCACGCCCGCATTGCGCGACACGCTGGCCACGCTGTCGCCCGTTTGCCTGCCGACCGCGTTCACCGCCGCCTGCGTCGCGCTGGAGATCGGCGCGCGCGACGGCCTGGCCGCCTATTGCTTCAACTGGGCGGAGAATCAGGTGGCCGCCGCGATCAAGGCGGTGCCGCTGGGGCAGGTGGCGGGGCAGCACATGCTGCGCCGCCTGCATGGCGCCGTGCTCGATACCGTCGACGAAGCCGAGCGCCGCGCCGATGCCACGCCGCCGCAACTGTCGACGTTTTCCCCGATGCTGGGCTTGCTGTGCGCACGCCACGAAACGCAGTACTCCCGGCTGTTCCGATCCTGAACCGATACCGCACCATGACCCACGCCCGTACCAAGACCAACCCTCCGCTGCGCGTCGGCGTCGGCGGCCCCGTCGGCTCCGGCAAGACCACGCTGCTGGAGATGCTGTGCAAGGCGATGCGCGACCGCTATGACCTGGTCGCGATCACCAACGACATCTACACCAAGGAAGACCAGCGCCTGCTGACCATCTCCGGCGCGCTGCCGGCCGAGCGCATCCTGGGCGTGGAGACCGGAGGCTGCCCCCACACCGCGATCCGCGAGGACGCTTCGATCAACCTGGAAGCGGTGGATCGCATGCTGTCGCGCTTCCCCGATGCCGACGTGGTCTTCATCGAGTCCGGCGGCGACAACCTGGCCGCGACCTTCAGCCCAGAACTTTCTGATTTGACGATCTACGTGATCGACGTCGCCGGCGGCGAGAAAATTCCCAGGAAAGGTGGGCCGGGCATTACCAAGTCGGACCTGCTGGTGATCAACAAGACCGACCTGGCGCCGTATGTGGGCGCATCGCTGCCGGTGATGGAAAGCGATGCGCGCAAGATGCGCGGCACCCGGCCGTTCGTGATGGGCAGCGTCAAGTCGGGGCAGGGCCTGGACGAGGTGATCCGCTTTATCGAACGGCAGGGCATGCTGGGGCTCTAGCCTTCCTGGCCGGGGTCGGCTTCGGGTGCGAGCCTTGCGGCGGGACTGCCGTGCCCCAGCGGCGGGCGGAAACTGCCCTTGCCGGCCAGCGCCCGCGCCACCGCGGCCACCAGGTTCAGCTCGGGCTCGCTCAGCTCGGCCATATGGTGCACGGTGGCCTCGATTGCCGCGCGCTGGCGGTTGCCGAACGGCGCGCGCGATTGTTCCACCTGCAGCTGGCTGGCGTCGTGGCGGCTGAAGTCGAGCATCTCGGCGGTGGGTACGGCCAGGGTCTCGGCCAGGCGGCAGATGTTGGCCAGCGCCAGGTTGCGCTTGCCGCTTTCGATGCCGCTCAGGTACGAGCGCGACAGCCCGCTTTCGAGCGAAAGGGTCTCCTGGGACCAGCCTCGTTGCTTGCGTAGCCAGGCGAGATGCAATCCGAAAAGTCTGAGATTTCGAGAGGT belongs to Cupriavidus taiwanensis and includes:
- the urtC gene encoding urea ABC transporter permease subunit UrtC, encoding MQRFQSISSTPFRLAVPERQSLFSARGWMVLVALTVIVGIGVPVCALVLPEGHPLHLSAYALTLVGKIMCFALAAIALDLVWGYCGILSLGHGLFFALGGYAMGMYLMRSIGREGVYQSELPDFMVFLDWKELPWFWHGTDHLGYALLLVVLVPGVLAWLFGFFAFRSRIKGVYLSIITQAMTYAAMLLFFRNETGFGGNNGFTDFKRIAGFAIAAPQTRTALFVLTFLALLAGFIACRYIVTSKLGRVVTAVRDAEMRVMFSGYNPLGYKLFVWTFSAVLCGIAGALYVPQVGIINPGEMSPANSIEMAVWVAVGGRGTLVGPVIGAFLVNGAKTLFTAHFAEYWLFLLGAMFVLVTLYLPDGVTGLWQRWRERRAQAPASVTTEAVSAPAVTARTGGEA
- the urtD gene encoding urea ABC transporter ATP-binding protein UrtD, encoding MNAALEHGQAESGDATGLGRVLEPGTIDVSHGPILYLEDVTVQFDGFRALNQLNLSIDHGELRCVIGPNGAGKTTMMDVITGKTGPRNASVSGRVFLGQTIDLMRMTEPRIAQVGIGRKFQKPTVFEQHAVWENLELAMKADKRWWSSLRARLTADGHRRIEETLALTGLEAEAYRPAGLLSHGQKQRLEIGMLLMQQPQLLLLDEPVAGMTDEETMQLASLLNGLRGSCSMMVVEHDMEFVAALAGETGKVTVLAEGSVLAEGTLDSVKRDERVIESYLGR
- the urtE gene encoding urea ABC transporter ATP-binding subunit UrtE, coding for MLQVNALNQFYGGSHILRNVSFEVPAGRLTTLLGRNGVGKSTLLKCLMGVVPTRSGSIHWDGKPLEKKPPYERVSAGLAYVPQGREIFPRLTVEENLLIGAASRARPAGVPERIYQLFPVLRTMRLRRGGDLSGGQQQQLAIGRALMSEPQLLILDEPTEGIQPSIIQDIGRALRLLVDEFGMTVLLVEQYYEFARHIADHYVVMSRGEVVARGAGASMEQDGVRELIAV
- a CDS encoding urease accessory protein UreD, which encodes MRHPDFPSSLAMPAAWQATLQLRFARRGERTALTGRRHQGPLLVQKPLYPEGGICHAVILHPPAGVAGGDSLDIDVTVEDGAHAVLATPGATKWYKSLGRDAAQRVRLAVGAGARLDWLPQENIVFDDARARISTVLDVAPGGSAIGWDAVVLGRLASGEQWTRGALWLDTRIGTGERALWIEQAHLEAASPLRTAVGGLDGLNVLGTLWAVGEGATQELAEALAERLPYTPALRAGVTCLSANGQRMLLLRVLGQQMEAVRHVMTDSWQALRLPVQGVAARPLRLWAT
- a CDS encoding urease subunit gamma yields the protein MELTPREKDKLLIFTAALLAERRKARGLKLNYPEAVALITAAIMEGARDGRTVAELMHEGTTVLSRDDVMDGIAEMIPEIQVEATFPDGTKLVTVHHPIV
- a CDS encoding HupE/UreJ family protein, with translation MTRTACLRLALGASLTVAAGAALAHPGHDAATVGASLWAGLAHPFTGADHLLAMAAVGVWSALVARSAADTLRLPLAFVGLMLVGAALGLAGMALPAVEPMIAASLLVIGLLLALRAKLPAWAGTLLVGGFAVFHGFAHGAELPASAGALPAVLAYVGGFAAATMALHLLGIGAGTLLRRRAGWLARAAGAGVALYGAGLLVA
- a CDS encoding urease subunit beta, producing MIPGELMPADGEIELNVGRATVSVTVANTGDRPIQVGSHFHFYETNAALAFEREAARGFRLNIAAGTAVRFEPGQTRTVELVALAGDRIVYGFNGKIMGAL
- the ureC gene encoding urease subunit alpha, whose translation is MASISRQAYAEMFGPTTGDRLRLADTGLIIEVEKDFTVYGEEVKFGGGKVIRDGMGQSQRMAKDCVDTVITNALIVDHWGIVKADIGLKHGRIAAIGKAGNPDIQPGVTIVVGPGTEVIAAEGMIVTAGGIDSHIHFICPQQIDEALMSGVTTMIGGGTGPATGTFATTVTPGPWYMERMLQAADAYPMNIGLLGKGNASQPGPILEQVEAGAIGLKLHEDWGTTPAAIDTCLSVADATDTQVAIHTDTLNEAGFVEATIAAFKGRTIHTYHTEGAGGGHAPDIIKVCGESNVLPSSTNPTRPYTVNTLDEHLDMLMVCHHLDPSIAEDIAFAESRIRRETIAAEDILHDLGAFSMISSDSQAMGRVGEVIIRTWQTAHKMAAQRGKLPGDPHDARGGHDNFRVRRYVAKYTINPALTHGIAHEVGSVEAGKWADLVLWRPAFFGVKPSLILKGGMIAAAAMGDPNASIPTPQPVHYRPMFASAGGALHRSSLTFVSQAALAAGIGERYGLAKTLSAVRGTRTVSKRDMIHNDWQPHVTVDPETYQVVADGQLLTCEPATELPMAQRYFLF
- the ureE gene encoding urease accessory protein UreE, whose protein sequence is MLKIDKLLAAPHGIASVLVRRAPKLVLPFGDRSKSRLRAVLDNGADAALFLPRGTVLRGGDLLVAQDGSLVEVRAAAESVLEVRAQDPHALMRAAYHLGNRHTPVEIGRDYLRLEYDAVLADMLRRLGVRAERAELPFEPEAGAYGGGHKHGHDATFAEDYAAAQAVFREHHGHGHSHGHEDEHVHGEHCGHRH
- a CDS encoding DUF559 domain-containing protein gives rise to the protein MPKPAFARLLRANQTNAEQRLWYRLRDRRFMGLKFKRQHPVGPFIADFVCIEAMLVIEADGGQHGDARDGARDAWFRQQGFHVLRFWNSEVLAETEAVLEEVRQFVLERTDPPRWP
- a CDS encoding urease accessory protein UreF — translated: MTRLHQLISLLHLASPALPIGGFSYSQGLEAAIDCGSVSDASTAERWISDNLKHVQAQCEAPLWLLLHRHWQAGDAAQVRSWNDWFHATRETSELRLETEQMGWSLARLIAQMEWGTPALRDTLATLSPVCLPTAFTAACVALEIGARDGLAAYCFNWAENQVAAAIKAVPLGQVAGQHMLRRLHGAVLDTVDEAERRADATPPQLSTFSPMLGLLCARHETQYSRLFRS
- the ureG gene encoding urease accessory protein UreG, which produces MTHARTKTNPPLRVGVGGPVGSGKTTLLEMLCKAMRDRYDLVAITNDIYTKEDQRLLTISGALPAERILGVETGGCPHTAIREDASINLEAVDRMLSRFPDADVVFIESGGDNLAATFSPELSDLTIYVIDVAGGEKIPRKGGPGITKSDLLVINKTDLAPYVGASLPVMESDARKMRGTRPFVMGSVKSGQGLDEVIRFIERQGMLGL
- a CDS encoding helix-turn-helix domain-containing protein; protein product: MHLAWLRKQRGWSQETLSLESGLSRSYLSGIESGKRNLALANICRLAETLAVPTAEMLDFSRHDASQLQVEQSRAPFGNRQRAAIEATVHHMAELSEPELNLVAAVARALAGKGSFRPPLGHGSPAARLAPEADPGQEG